The Luteibacter flocculans genomic interval GGTGCCTTCGGCCAGATGGATCATCCATGGGCGATCCGCTGGCGTCGCGGCGAAGGCCTGCTCGACGGGCGGACCATAATCCGGCCCGTTCAATGTGTAGCTCCAGCCATGCCCGCGCAGCAGAGTGACCGGAAAGTCCGCCGCATCGAGCGCGGGATGCCACGGATCGTGGTGCGCCACGAAGGTGGCTCCGGCGACCAGGTTCTTCAAGGCGCCGTGCCGCAGACGCTGCGCTTTCGGCACGGCCAGCGCTTCCACGACTGCCGGCTCTGCGAAGTGCGCCTGAAAAGCATCGATCCACGCATAGGCATTGGAGAACGTGCGCTCGCCAGGCAGCGGCGGCACGTTGTTCACCTGAAGATGCTCGTGCGCGTTGATGAGCCCAGGGAAAACCAGGTGATCACGCAGGTCCAAGCGGAAATCGTGGGTCGTGCCCTGTGCGGCGATCGTTCCGCCGCGCAGATGCAGTGGCGCGCACTGCCGTCCACCGCCTTCGACCAGGGTGACGCCATCGAGCGTCACGGCCATGCTGGCATCGTCGCCGCGCATGCTCAGCGCCGATGCATCACGATGAGAAAGTGGTCGCCCATGTCGCGCAGGCCGGGAAGACCGCCAAATCGGTCGTCGAGCCGGCCAAGGCGCTCATAGCGCGCCGGTCGCCGACGGTAGCGATCGACCATGTACGGCGGCGGAAGGAACAGGCTCAACGCACGATAGCTTCCCAGCGTGAAGTGCGACTCGAACGCGGCGTAGAACTCGCGCGGCAGGTAGTACCAGGTCCAGATCGTATGGCCGTTCATGCCCACCGACTGCACGCCCCGTCCGAAGCGCACACCCGCGCGACCGAAGCGGCGACGCAGCGCGTAGTGCGCCACTTCCCACGGGCAGATCCGCCCCATCACCGAGAACACGAGCGTACCGCCCGGGCGCAGGAGCCGCGCGCACTCCTGCGCGACCGCACCCAGGTCCGGCGCGCAGTTGAGCGGCCCGAAGTTGGAATAGATGCCGTCGAAGCGACCGCCGAGCAGGTGCAACTGCTGCACGCCGAGGTGGACGGCGCTTAGCCGGGACGTCAGCCTCGCAGCGACGGCACGGTCACGGGTGCGCTCGACCATCTCCGGGGACCAGTCGCTTGCCACCACGTGGTAGCCGCGCTGGGCGAACTCCGCCGCGTCGAGACCCGTGCCGCAGCCCAGGTCCAGCAGCCGCGAGCCCACCGGCAGTTCGCGCGCGACCGTCTGCCAGAGCGTGCCGCGCATGCGCTGGATCAGCTCGTTGTTGCCGCGAGGACCGTCGTAGTCGGCCGCCACGCTGTCGAAAGCGCGCTGCGTGTCGAGCAGACGCGCTTCGTCGAATGCCGGCGGCGTATCCGGCGACGTCGTGTGCTGGCGTCGCGCCAGCGGATCAATCTGCATTTGCCCGTTCATGTCGTCTCCATGGCCGTTGCGCCGACGGCGCGTGACCGGCACACACCGTAGGTGTCGCGGAACGGCCATTCGGTTGAATCACGCCGCGTGAAGCATCGCCGCGGCACGTCGCGGGCGACTGCGCAGGGCGTGCCGCGCCACAGCCGCCAGCGAGGCCAGAAACAGCGCGGCCAGCCCACCCAGGCCAGCGGTCAGCGCCGTGTTCGGAAAGACGCGGTCGTCCGGCACGCTGACCGGCCACGGCATCGAGGTCTCGAAGGTGTAGTTCGGCAGGAGCCGGTTCGCCAGGTCGCTGCGGATCTGCTCCAACGCGCGGATGTCCTCGTTGCGGCTCGCCAGGGCCACGCC includes:
- a CDS encoding class I SAM-dependent methyltransferase, coding for MNGQMQIDPLARRQHTTSPDTPPAFDEARLLDTQRAFDSVAADYDGPRGNNELIQRMRGTLWQTVARELPVGSRLLDLGCGTGLDAAEFAQRGYHVVASDWSPEMVERTRDRAVAARLTSRLSAVHLGVQQLHLLGGRFDGIYSNFGPLNCAPDLGAVAQECARLLRPGGTLVFSVMGRICPWEVAHYALRRRFGRAGVRFGRGVQSVGMNGHTIWTWYYLPREFYAAFESHFTLGSYRALSLFLPPPYMVDRYRRRPARYERLGRLDDRFGGLPGLRDMGDHFLIVMHRR